In the Synergistaceae bacterium genome, one interval contains:
- a CDS encoding type II toxin-antitoxin system YafQ family toxin, whose protein sequence is MYTVYPTSRFRKDAEKAKRRGLSMQELEDVIDRLSRDEPLEARHRDHRLEGGKYKGCRECHINPDWLLIYKKEAGKMVLALRRTGTQSDLF, encoded by the coding sequence ATTTACACCGTCTACCCTACTTCACGATTCAGGAAGGACGCGGAGAAAGCAAAAAGGCGCGGGCTTTCAATGCAAGAGCTTGAAGATGTAATTGACAGGTTAAGCCGTGATGAGCCGTTAGAGGCTAGGCACAGAGATCACAGACTCGAAGGCGGAAAATACAAGGGCTGCCGTGAATGCCACATTAACCCGGACTGGCTTTTGATATACAAGAAGGAAGCCGGGAAAATGGTTCTTGCTCTCAGGCGAACGGGGACTCAGAGCGATTTGTTTTAG
- the smpB gene encoding SsrA-binding protein SmpB — protein sequence MSSSNHTNDKKVAVNRKARHDYFILDSFECGIVLTGTEIKSVRAGNINLKDSYASIENGEIWLYGVHISPYEKGTYYNHEPERDRKLLLHRHEITRLNSKTREKGLTLVPLSVYIKDGKRAKVELGLAKGRTTHDKRDMIADRDAKRDIARAVRGKGRDYDD from the coding sequence ATGTCAAGTTCAAATCACACTAACGACAAGAAAGTAGCCGTAAACAGAAAGGCAAGGCACGATTATTTCATTCTGGACTCCTTTGAGTGCGGAATAGTTCTGACAGGCACCGAAATAAAAAGTGTCAGGGCCGGGAATATCAACCTGAAAGACTCTTATGCCTCAATCGAAAACGGAGAAATCTGGCTGTACGGTGTGCATATTTCCCCCTATGAGAAGGGAACGTACTACAATCACGAACCCGAACGCGACAGAAAATTATTGCTTCACAGGCACGAAATTACCCGCCTAAACAGCAAGACACGCGAGAAGGGATTGACTCTTGTTCCTCTCAGCGTATACATAAAGGACGGGAAACGCGCAAAGGTCGAGTTAGGACTCGCGAAAGGACGAACGACACACGACAAGCGCGACATGATAGCCGACCGGGACGCAAAGAGAGATATAGCCCGCGCAGTAAGGGGAAAAGGACGAGACTACGACGACTAA
- a CDS encoding transposase codes for MNNQRKDFHFKTARMLCEEYAVICLETLNIKGMARRWGRKVHSLGFYSFVEILKYEAMKLGTQIIFVDKYFPSSQLCSVCGYKNKAVKDLKIREWECPNCHAIHDRDKNAAKNILMAWTSANGGEPVRRSSECKVC; via the coding sequence ATGAACAATCAACGTAAAGATTTCCATTTCAAGACAGCCAGAATGCTTTGTGAAGAATACGCAGTGATATGTCTTGAAACGCTGAACATAAAGGGAATGGCACGGCGGTGGGGTAGGAAAGTCCATAGCTTAGGGTTCTATAGCTTTGTAGAAATTTTGAAGTATGAAGCAATGAAGCTAGGAACGCAAATAATTTTTGTGGATAAGTATTTTCCCTCAAGCCAGCTTTGCAGTGTATGCGGGTATAAAAACAAGGCAGTGAAGGACTTGAAGATAAGGGAATGGGAATGTCCAAACTGCCATGCTATACACGACAGGGATAAGAACGCGGCAAAAAACATCTTGATGGCTTGGACATCAGCCAATGGAGGAGAACCCGTAAGACGCTCTTCGGAGTGCAAGGTTTGTTGA